In a genomic window of Dissulfuribacter thermophilus:
- the rpe gene encoding ribulose-phosphate 3-epimerase — MTENGSTLIAPSILSADFGRLSEEIKAVENAGADVIHVDIMDGHFVPNITIGPLVVKAVRASTGLPVDCHLMIERPDLYLKDFRDAGADWISVHYETCPHIHRTLCAIKQLGAKAGLVLNPGTPVNAVRDVIEVADYCLIMSVNPGFGGQAFIDFSLEKIRELKALLDAKGLSIPIQVDGGINRETIGKVAQAGATIFVAGSAIFGADDYATEIKTLRKIAQA; from the coding sequence ATGACTGAAAATGGTTCAACACTAATTGCGCCTTCAATACTTTCTGCAGACTTTGGCCGTCTTAGCGAAGAGATAAAGGCAGTTGAAAATGCCGGGGCAGACGTGATTCATGTAGACATAATGGATGGTCATTTTGTGCCAAATATTACCATTGGTCCCCTTGTTGTTAAGGCTGTAAGGGCATCAACAGGGCTTCCAGTGGATTGTCATCTTATGATAGAACGGCCTGATTTGTACCTCAAGGATTTTAGAGATGCAGGAGCAGACTGGATTTCAGTCCATTATGAGACCTGCCCACATATCCACAGGACACTTTGCGCTATCAAACAATTGGGAGCTAAGGCAGGGCTAGTATTGAATCCGGGAACCCCCGTGAACGCAGTACGAGATGTTATAGAGGTGGCTGATTATTGTCTTATTATGAGTGTCAATCCAGGATTTGGTGGACAGGCATTTATTGATTTTTCCTTGGAAAAAATCAGGGAGTTAAAAGCGCTTCTTGATGCAAAAGGACTGTCCATCCCGATTCAGGTGGATGGAGGGATAAATAGGGAAACTATTGGCAAGGTAGCACAGGCAGGTGCCACTATATTCGTGGCTGGTTCAGCCATATTTGGGGCTGATGATTACGCAACTGAAATCAAGACACTACGAAAAATTGCTCAAGCATAA
- a CDS encoding pyridoxal phosphate-dependent aminotransferase: MIAEKMLSFMERASWIRKMFEEGARLKSIHGAENVCDFSLGNPDLSPPREFDEALLEEAQRTGPGVHGYMQNAGFQEVRERVADQVEKDHGLRPNPAHIIMTCGAAGGLNCIFKAILNPGDEVIVPSPFFVEYGFYVDNHGGSLVPVASNDDFSLDIDGISKAINDKTKAILINSPNNPTGVLYDENSLLRLGELLQEKRKETGKTIFLISDEPYRRLVFDDEKVPGLFGIYDATIVTTSFSKDLSIPGERIGYCAINPKFEEAELLSGAMTLANRILGFVNAPALMQRVVSKVLGQSVDVSVYQRRRDLFKEILMEAGLEFVLPKGTFYFFPKTPIKDDKKFASILQEELILTVPGSGFGCPGHIRIAFCVDESVIERSREGFKKAVEKAKNL; the protein is encoded by the coding sequence ATGATAGCAGAAAAAATGCTCTCATTCATGGAGAGGGCTTCATGGATAAGAAAGATGTTTGAGGAAGGAGCACGTTTAAAGAGCATCCATGGAGCGGAAAACGTGTGTGACTTTAGCCTTGGCAATCCCGATCTTTCCCCGCCAAGGGAATTTGATGAAGCATTACTTGAAGAAGCACAAAGAACTGGCCCTGGTGTCCACGGATACATGCAAAATGCTGGCTTCCAAGAAGTAAGAGAACGTGTAGCAGACCAGGTGGAAAAGGATCATGGTCTAAGACCCAATCCAGCCCACATAATCATGACCTGTGGGGCAGCAGGAGGCCTTAATTGCATTTTCAAAGCCATATTGAATCCGGGAGATGAAGTCATCGTTCCCTCACCCTTTTTTGTAGAATATGGATTTTATGTTGATAACCATGGAGGCAGCCTTGTGCCTGTTGCCTCAAATGACGACTTTTCATTGGATATTGATGGGATTTCAAAGGCTATAAATGATAAGACAAAGGCTATTTTAATAAATTCTCCCAACAACCCAACAGGGGTTTTATATGATGAAAATTCTCTCCTTAGATTAGGAGAGCTTTTACAGGAAAAGAGAAAAGAGACTGGGAAAACCATCTTTCTTATATCTGATGAACCATATAGAAGGCTTGTATTTGACGATGAAAAGGTGCCTGGACTATTTGGAATCTACGATGCCACCATCGTCACCACTTCTTTTTCAAAAGACCTCTCCATACCTGGAGAACGGATTGGTTATTGCGCCATCAATCCAAAGTTTGAAGAGGCTGAACTACTTTCAGGGGCAATGACCCTTGCTAACAGAATACTTGGTTTTGTAAACGCCCCTGCCCTTATGCAACGTGTGGTCTCAAAGGTACTGGGCCAAAGCGTCGATGTATCTGTATACCAGAGGCGAAGGGATCTTTTTAAGGAAATACTCATGGAAGCAGGTTTAGAGTTTGTATTACCAAAGGGCACATTTTATTTCTTCCCCAAGACTCCTATAAAAGACGATAAAAAATTCGCATCCATATTACAAGAAGAACTCATCCTCACAGTACCTGGTTCTGGATTTGGATGCCCAGGGCATATTAGGATCGCTTTTTGTGTTGATGAAAGCGTGATAGAAAGATCAAGGGAAGGATTCAAAAAGGCAGTGGAAAAGGCAAAGAATCTTTAA
- the rsmB gene encoding 16S rRNA (cytosine(967)-C(5))-methyltransferase RsmB, protein MSKFGPRFLAIKTLFRWLRCHRKRRPPLESVIEEAYSEYGELNSKDRALVREIATGVVRNLTLLEWLISRYLKNKGKIDLTLKTALMVGAYQILFLKKVPDHAALNETVEATKRLLKGRSSRGSGFVNAVLRRIVKEKKNITESYILELPPEIRYSHPEWIVKRWNERFGLNQTISILKANNKRPPVTLRVNLLRCNREELIRLLEDHGIKAIPGKYSPQAVILDGHFGDIRGLPGFKEGYFQVQDEGAQLIGFLVDPKPGEVVLDACAGVGGKSTHLVELSRGRATIFACEKTVSRKAALSENLKRLGMISQVKVMEEGDCLRAFSKGNKVYFDKILLDAPCSGLGVIRRHPDIKWNRVVSDITQLRQLQMTLLQGLKRLVKVKGKLIYATCTLEPEETTLLIEDFLKNNPSWELMDPSPFIPGSASGVLIKKHFFYSTPPKTDGFFGAVLRRVK, encoded by the coding sequence TTGTCTAAATTTGGTCCAAGATTCCTTGCCATAAAAACGCTTTTTAGGTGGTTGCGGTGCCATCGCAAAAGGCGTCCTCCATTAGAATCTGTCATTGAAGAGGCCTATTCAGAATATGGAGAATTAAACTCCAAGGACAGAGCCCTTGTAAGAGAAATCGCTACAGGGGTTGTACGTAATCTTACCCTCCTTGAATGGTTAATTTCCCGATATTTAAAGAATAAAGGAAAAATCGATCTAACTTTGAAGACCGCCCTTATGGTAGGGGCCTACCAAATACTTTTTTTAAAAAAAGTCCCTGATCATGCGGCGTTGAACGAGACTGTAGAGGCTACCAAAAGACTTTTAAAAGGTCGGAGTTCACGGGGATCAGGTTTCGTCAATGCGGTACTTAGGAGGATTGTTAAGGAAAAGAAAAATATTACAGAATCCTATATTTTAGAACTCCCACCAGAAATCAGGTATTCTCATCCTGAATGGATCGTAAAAAGATGGAATGAAAGATTTGGATTAAATCAGACTATTTCGATCCTAAAGGCAAACAACAAGCGTCCGCCAGTGACCCTAAGGGTAAACCTGTTGAGGTGTAATAGAGAGGAACTTATACGTCTACTTGAAGACCATGGGATTAAGGCAATTCCTGGGAAGTATTCCCCGCAGGCCGTTATATTAGATGGGCATTTTGGTGATATAAGGGGATTGCCAGGTTTTAAAGAGGGATATTTTCAAGTACAAGATGAAGGAGCCCAGCTAATAGGCTTTCTTGTGGACCCAAAGCCAGGAGAGGTAGTGCTTGACGCCTGTGCCGGAGTAGGAGGCAAGAGCACACATCTTGTAGAGCTATCCAGGGGGAGGGCCACGATCTTTGCCTGTGAAAAGACTGTTTCCAGAAAAGCCGCACTTTCTGAAAATCTTAAAAGACTGGGTATGATTTCGCAGGTTAAAGTAATGGAAGAGGGAGATTGCCTAAGGGCATTTTCCAAAGGGAATAAGGTCTACTTTGATAAAATACTATTAGATGCCCCTTGTTCTGGTCTTGGAGTTATAAGAAGACATCCAGATATCAAATGGAACAGGGTGGTTTCAGATATCACCCAACTTCGCCAGCTTCAAATGACACTACTCCAAGGACTCAAGAGACTAGTTAAGGTGAAGGGTAAACTGATTTATGCTACCTGCACCCTTGAGCCAGAGGAAACAACACTGCTCATTGAGGATTTTTTGAAAAATAATCCATCATGGGAGTTAATGGATCCAAGCCCATTCATTCCAGGTTCTGCGTCTGGCGTCTTAATAAAAAAACATTTTTTTTATTCGACACCTCCCAAGACCGATGGATTTTTTGGAGCAGTGTTGAGGCGTGTCAAATAG
- the fmt gene encoding methionyl-tRNA formyltransferase → MNKKVTDIKIVFMGTPEFAVPSLKALYHEGFEILSVVTQPDRPRGRGRSCRPSPVKVSALDLGLSILQPEKASSPEFIEEICALKPDFLVVVAYGQILKKSLLECPTIMPVNVHGSLLPKYRGAAPIQWSILNGDETTGITIMQMDEGMDTGPILLMEEVSIGTDETFGELYNRLSQLGARLLVHALKEVANGKLSPKPQPTDGVSYAPPIKKELLKIDWNESSSLITRKIRAFDPRPGAWTVLLGERVRLFSPEIVDFSLSDLQDAIPGQIISTSSGKLIVRTGDGAVGVSEIHPPGKRRMAVSDFLRGRKVEVGTRLGE, encoded by the coding sequence ATGAATAAAAAAGTCACAGATATAAAAATAGTCTTTATGGGTACCCCGGAGTTTGCTGTACCATCCTTAAAGGCCCTTTACCATGAGGGCTTTGAAATACTTTCTGTAGTTACTCAACCAGACAGGCCTAGAGGGCGTGGCAGATCATGCAGACCCTCCCCAGTAAAGGTTTCGGCCCTGGATTTGGGGCTTTCCATATTGCAGCCAGAGAAGGCAAGTTCTCCCGAATTTATTGAAGAGATTTGTGCTTTGAAACCAGACTTTCTTGTGGTTGTAGCCTATGGACAGATTTTAAAAAAGTCTCTTTTAGAGTGTCCTACTATAATGCCTGTAAATGTACATGGCTCACTCCTCCCCAAATATAGAGGAGCAGCTCCGATCCAATGGTCCATACTTAACGGCGATGAGACCACCGGCATTACTATCATGCAGATGGACGAGGGCATGGATACTGGTCCAATTCTACTCATGGAAGAGGTATCGATTGGGACTGATGAGACCTTTGGCGAACTTTACAACCGTCTTTCTCAACTTGGAGCGAGGTTGTTGGTTCACGCCTTAAAAGAGGTGGCAAATGGAAAGCTCTCTCCCAAACCTCAACCAACAGATGGTGTTAGTTATGCTCCGCCTATAAAAAAAGAGTTACTCAAGATAGATTGGAATGAATCTTCGTCTTTGATAACTAGAAAGATCCGTGCTTTTGATCCACGCCCTGGAGCCTGGACTGTCCTTTTGGGTGAACGCGTAAGACTATTTAGTCCTGAGATCGTTGATTTTTCACTGAGCGATCTCCAAGATGCCATACCAGGTCAGATCATTTCCACATCATCAGGAAAATTGATTGTCAGGACTGGAGATGGGGCAGTCGGAGTTTCAGAAATACACCCTCCTGGGAAAAGGCGCATGGCTGTTTCAGACTTTTTAAGGGGCCGAAAGGTTGAGGTTGGTACCAGGCTTGGAGAGTAA
- the def gene encoding peptide deformylase, producing MKILVYPHEILRQVAEPVKNIDGALQAFIDDMIKTMYKAEGVGLAANQVGRPIELVVMDCATDDERGKNPIVLINPRIIEQEGEMVGEEGCLSIPGYGAKVRRSEVVLVKAYDRDGKEIEIEARGGLLSKCIQHEIDHLKGICFVDRLSPVKKALFKKRWAKIRPKDE from the coding sequence ATGAAGATATTAGTGTATCCTCATGAGATATTAAGGCAGGTGGCAGAGCCAGTAAAAAATATAGATGGTGCCCTACAAGCGTTTATTGATGATATGATCAAGACAATGTACAAGGCGGAAGGAGTAGGGCTAGCAGCAAACCAGGTGGGTAGGCCCATTGAACTGGTAGTGATGGATTGTGCAACAGACGACGAAAGGGGGAAGAACCCCATTGTGCTCATTAATCCCAGGATTATAGAGCAGGAAGGAGAAATGGTTGGCGAAGAAGGGTGTCTGAGTATCCCAGGCTATGGTGCCAAGGTCAGGCGTTCTGAGGTGGTATTGGTCAAGGCCTATGACAGAGACGGAAAGGAGATAGAGATCGAAGCAAGAGGGGGGCTATTGTCAAAGTGTATCCAACACGAAATTGATCACTTAAAAGGAATATGTTTTGTAGATAGACTAAGTCCAGTTAAAAAGGCCCTTTTTAAGAAAAGGTGGGCAAAGATTAGGCCAAAAGATGAATAA
- a CDS encoding DUF434 domain-containing protein, whose protein sequence is MKHLRLERLKPAAIELRFLLSHGYPRKSCVEFVGNHHQLTREERNVLFRGVFSKKDVEAIKKSKIPLKHLENKMLFIDGYNVTITIENALKGNPIIKGNDGVIRDISCTFRGFRQSELTQQAWDLICALINRYSPKKTIVLLDKPYSRSGDFACSLRKWFKKWKLDGAVLLSSRVDLKLKYAHGIRATSDSTILIRGGPSIDISGHIAIRKLRRVPLIVP, encoded by the coding sequence ATGAAACATCTTAGGCTTGAAAGGCTTAAACCAGCAGCCATCGAACTTAGATTCCTCCTTAGCCATGGCTATCCAAGAAAATCCTGTGTCGAGTTTGTAGGTAACCATCACCAGCTCACAAGGGAGGAACGAAATGTCTTGTTTAGAGGGGTCTTTTCAAAAAAGGACGTTGAAGCCATTAAAAAATCCAAAATTCCACTAAAACACCTTGAGAACAAGATGCTCTTTATTGATGGATATAATGTAACCATTACCATTGAAAATGCCCTAAAAGGCAATCCAATAATTAAGGGAAATGATGGAGTTATAAGGGACATTTCATGTACATTTAGAGGATTTAGGCAGTCTGAACTCACGCAACAGGCATGGGATTTAATCTGTGCTCTGATCAACAGGTACTCCCCTAAAAAGACAATTGTCCTCCTCGATAAACCTTATTCAAGAAGTGGAGACTTTGCCTGTTCATTGAGAAAATGGTTTAAAAAGTGGAAATTAGATGGAGCTGTCCTCTTGAGTAGCCGCGTAGATTTAAAGCTTAAATATGCCCATGGAATCAGGGCCACCTCGGATTCCACAATTTTGATCCGTGGTGGCCCCTCAATTGATATTTCAGGTCATATTGCAATCAGGAAACTGAGACGCGTTCCCCTTATAGTGCCATAA
- a CDS encoding FKBP-type peptidyl-prolyl cis-trans isomerase, producing MKVSEDKFVTIDYTLKLSNGELVETSEGGHPFGFVFGRNQVIPGLEKGLKGLEEGDTATITVTPEEGYGQRREELLQGIPRSYFPQDADLRPGAAFQTMGPQGPVTFTIYEVQEDTVVADFNHPLAGQTLHFDIKVNEVREATPEEMQAAMGGGGSCSTDSCGTCGGGCC from the coding sequence ATGAAGGTTTCAGAAGACAAATTTGTAACAATTGACTACACTCTCAAGCTTTCCAATGGAGAACTGGTTGAGACCTCAGAGGGAGGTCATCCTTTTGGGTTTGTCTTTGGGAGAAATCAGGTTATTCCAGGACTGGAAAAGGGATTAAAAGGTCTGGAGGAGGGAGATACTGCAACTATCACAGTAACTCCTGAAGAAGGATATGGACAGAGGAGGGAAGAACTCCTTCAAGGTATTCCCAGGAGCTATTTCCCACAGGATGCTGATCTAAGACCAGGCGCCGCTTTCCAGACCATGGGCCCACAAGGACCAGTTACCTTTACAATATATGAAGTACAGGAAGACACGGTAGTAGCAGATTTTAATCATCCACTTGCAGGTCAGACCCTTCATTTTGATATCAAAGTGAATGAAGTCAGAGAGGCAACACCAGAAGAGATGCAGGCTGCAATGGGAGGCGGTGGATCCTGCTCAACTGATTCATGCGGTACCTGTGGAGGTGGCTGCTGCTAA
- a CDS encoding site-2 protease family protein: MDISHAILRLIVLVPPILFAVTIHEVAHGWVAWRLGDQTAKAMGRLSLNPFKHLDPFGTLVFFLTQTIGWAKPVPVNPINMRNPQKDMIWVSLAGPASNILVAALSAFLIKHGLRPLSVLLPDFILTPLALMIVLSVQLNIGLAVFNLIPIPPLDGSKILMGILPRELAIKYASFERWGFILLLILVFTGVTGRIIVPLVFYLYNLFMGI, translated from the coding sequence ATGGATATTTCACATGCAATACTAAGACTAATCGTATTAGTTCCCCCCATCCTTTTTGCAGTCACCATCCACGAAGTGGCACATGGATGGGTTGCCTGGAGACTAGGCGACCAAACTGCAAAGGCGATGGGAAGGCTCTCCTTAAACCCCTTTAAACACCTTGATCCTTTTGGTACCCTAGTTTTTTTCTTGACGCAGACAATAGGGTGGGCCAAGCCAGTTCCAGTAAATCCTATTAACATGCGCAATCCTCAAAAAGACATGATCTGGGTATCCCTTGCAGGCCCGGCATCAAACATTTTAGTTGCTGCCTTGAGTGCCTTCTTAATCAAGCATGGCCTAAGACCACTTAGCGTCCTGCTTCCTGATTTTATACTTACACCCCTGGCACTCATGATAGTACTCAGCGTCCAATTAAATATTGGACTTGCTGTATTTAACCTCATCCCAATCCCACCGCTTGATGGTAGCAAGATACTCATGGGGATATTACCAAGGGAACTTGCCATAAAATACGCCTCCTTTGAGCGTTGGGGATTCATACTTCTACTTATCCTTGTCTTTACAGGGGTGACAGGACGAATTATAGTCCCGCTGGTTTTTTACCTGTATAATCTTTTTATGGGGATCTGA
- the trpS gene encoding tryptophan--tRNA ligase: MTREKRILSGMRPSGKLHLGHLHGVLSNWKRLQDEYQCFFFVADWHALTTNYESPGGIPDFTEDMVLDWLSVGIDPDKATIFVQSDIKEHAELHLLFSMITPVSWLERNPTYKEQQQELKQKDLATYGFLGYPVLQAADILIYKAHKVPVGVDQLPHLELTREIARRFNYLYKETFPVPEPLLAEVPKLPGIDGRKMSKSYGNAIFISEEPDSVRKKVGSMVTDVERPRKQDPGDPEKRCVAFNLHKLYLPEERVREIVEDCKGARIGCVQCKRELADAVNAFLEPIRERRKALQDEQGKVQDILREGAKKARAFAISTMEEVRSALWK; encoded by the coding sequence ATGACAAGGGAAAAACGAATTTTGAGTGGAATGCGTCCATCTGGCAAGCTACATTTAGGGCACCTTCATGGAGTCTTGAGCAACTGGAAAAGACTCCAGGATGAGTATCAGTGTTTCTTTTTTGTGGCTGATTGGCATGCCCTTACCACGAACTACGAATCCCCAGGCGGTATCCCTGATTTTACAGAAGATATGGTCTTAGACTGGCTTTCAGTAGGAATTGACCCTGATAAGGCCACTATTTTCGTACAATCTGATATAAAAGAACATGCTGAGCTCCATCTTCTCTTTTCCATGATTACACCAGTATCCTGGCTGGAAAGAAACCCCACCTATAAGGAACAGCAACAGGAATTAAAACAAAAGGATCTGGCCACTTACGGATTTTTGGGTTACCCAGTACTCCAGGCAGCAGATATATTAATATACAAGGCCCACAAGGTGCCAGTGGGTGTGGATCAACTTCCACACCTAGAACTCACTCGAGAAATTGCAAGACGATTCAACTATCTCTATAAAGAAACATTCCCTGTCCCAGAGCCACTACTAGCAGAGGTCCCCAAGCTTCCTGGAATTGATGGCAGAAAGATGAGTAAAAGCTATGGCAATGCCATATTTATATCTGAGGAACCAGATTCTGTTAGAAAAAAAGTTGGCTCAATGGTAACTGACGTAGAGCGACCCAGGAAACAAGATCCAGGCGACCCAGAAAAGCGCTGTGTCGCCTTTAATCTCCACAAATTGTATCTGCCAGAAGAACGCGTCAGAGAAATTGTTGAAGACTGTAAAGGTGCACGCATCGGCTGTGTTCAGTGTAAACGTGAACTCGCAGATGCTGTGAATGCATTTCTTGAACCCATAAGAGAACGCAGAAAGGCGCTCCAAGACGAACAGGGAAAGGTACAGGATATTTTGCGCGAGGGGGCAAAAAAGGCAAGGGCCTTTGCAATCTCTACTATGGAAGAGGTAAGAAGTGCCCTCTGGAAGTAA
- a CDS encoding segregation and condensation protein A — MKTSFVDARTDPQMRGEEPESTIQAPRSKANRKESEPFESLPLEPAWTISLEAFEGPLDLLLHLINKNQIDISNIPIALITRQYLDYLELMRTLDIAIAGEYLQMAATLLYIKSKMLLPAPPSDSEAEAAHSDPREIITKPLKELMEIRKKAELLLARPLLGRDVFTREKQSSAKSLDSNSQEVSIRNVSVFDLLKAYTDLMENLKRRAPVVLEKRTYRIEEEIKRIKELVLNVAQVSFYDLLVKEEKGYAIVVFIAVLELAKRGVIKLFQRDDGEFLIISVHNSSLRAPEVQSQT, encoded by the coding sequence GTGAAGACCTCTTTTGTAGACGCCCGCACGGATCCACAAATGCGAGGCGAAGAGCCTGAAAGCACAATCCAGGCCCCTAGATCCAAGGCCAATAGGAAAGAGAGCGAACCTTTTGAGTCCTTACCCTTGGAACCAGCTTGGACCATATCATTAGAGGCCTTTGAAGGCCCTCTTGACCTCCTACTCCACCTAATCAACAAAAATCAGATAGACATATCAAATATCCCTATAGCCTTGATTACCAGGCAATACCTAGACTATCTGGAACTCATGCGCACCCTCGATATAGCCATTGCTGGAGAATATCTCCAGATGGCAGCAACGCTCCTTTATATAAAATCAAAGATGCTTCTCCCAGCCCCACCCTCTGATTCCGAGGCTGAAGCAGCACACAGCGACCCAAGAGAGATCATCACAAAACCATTAAAAGAATTAATGGAAATAAGGAAGAAGGCTGAACTTCTCTTGGCTAGGCCCTTGCTTGGACGAGATGTATTCACAAGAGAAAAACAATCTAGTGCCAAATCACTTGATTCTAACAGTCAAGAGGTTTCCATTAGAAATGTCTCTGTATTCGACCTCCTCAAGGCTTATACAGATCTTATGGAGAACCTCAAAAGGAGAGCCCCAGTAGTACTGGAAAAAAGGACTTATCGAATTGAAGAAGAAATTAAAAGGATCAAGGAACTTGTTCTGAATGTGGCCCAGGTTAGTTTTTATGATCTTTTAGTAAAGGAAGAAAAGGGTTATGCCATCGTAGTCTTTATTGCTGTACTGGAACTTGCTAAAAGGGGAGTTATCAAGTTGTTCCAAAGAGACGATGGGGAATTTTTAATAATTAGCGTCCATAACTCCAGCCTCCGAGCCCCAGAAGTTCAATCCCAAACATAA